A genome region from Manihot esculenta cultivar AM560-2 chromosome 5, M.esculenta_v8, whole genome shotgun sequence includes the following:
- the LOC110616211 gene encoding putative phosphatidylinositol 4-phosphate 5-kinase 11 isoform X1 has product MAESWEMMAVTAFKDIQTRRIQYQLHESSYNVPGKVTELEWKDYCPNVFRNIQEADNVDLTDYMMLLCEKNFLREVSSPGKAGRTIALSNNEQMLIKILKKSEVKVLLDVLPKYYFHRTKNPASVITTLYGLHSVRQVGGLKVYFVVCSKHIPKYVSVHNVFHLKGSSKGRKTHKLVVEEHVLHKDSDFNYCFYLKPSIRAKLLAQINLDCEFLLAEGVIEYSLLLGVSMQTTSPGSVDSQSSCRNTGYSSSIDSVDSNYSNSDTSSSCSSQEFDDTQLISFNNCGLPNCGECKLGVGTPARAVQKKMAENENGKNPKSFKVVLYFAIVDFNRRYTMKKGFKHLYKSLQYDSKHISAVNTKEYTSCFLNYIERIFLAENSDSSL; this is encoded by the exons ATGGCAGAATCATGGGAGATGATGGCCGTCACTGCATTCAAAGATATTCAAACTAGAAGGATACAATATCAGCTACATGAATCTAGTTATAATGTTCCAGGCAAAGTCACTGAGTTAGAATGGAAAGATTATTGTCCTAATGTTTTTAG GAACATACAAGAGGCAGACAATGTTGATCTTACTGATTACATGATGTTGCTTTGTGAAAAAAACTTCCTAAGAGAGGTCTCTTCACCAGGAAAAGCTGGTCGTACGATTGCTTTATCAAATAATGAGCAGATGTTGATAAAAATCCTGAAGAAATCTGAAGTGAAG GTACTATTGGATGTTCTTCCAAAATACTATTTTCATCGGACAAAAAATCCAGCTTCTGTAATCACCACATTGTATGGACTTCACTCTGTGAGACAAGTTGGAGGTCTTAAG GTTTACTTCGTTGTTTGTTCAAAACATATTCCGAAATATGTGAGCGTCCATAATGTTTTTCATCTCAAAGGCTCATCAAAAGGCAGAAAGACACACAAACTTGTAGTTGAGGAGCATGTCTTACATAAGGATTCtgattttaattattgtttttatcTAAAGCCATCAATCCGAGCAAAATTGTTAGC GCAAATCAATTTGGATTGTGAATTTTTACTAGCAGAAGGTGTAATTGAATATAGTCTTTTGCTTGGTGTATCCATGCAAACTACATCTCCAG GTTCAGTTGATAGCCAAAGTTCTTGTAGGAATACTGGTTATAGCAGTTCTATAGATTCAGTTGACAGCAACTATTCAAATAGTGACACTTCGTCTAGTTGCTCTTCACAAGAATTTGATGATACACAATTGATTTCTTTTAACAACTGTGGACTTCCTAACTG TGGTGAATGCAAACTTGGAGTAGGAACACCAGCACGTGCTGTGCAGAAGAAAATGGCAGAAAATGAAAATGGCAAAAATCCAAAAAGCTTTAAAGTTGTCTTATATTTTGCAATAGTTGATTTCAATCGGAGATACACTATGAAGAAGGGCTTTAAGCATCTTTACAAGTCATTACAGTATGATTCAAAGCACATCTCTGCTGTAAATACCAAAGAATATACATCTTGCTTCCTAAATTATATTGAACGAATATTTCTAGCAGAAAACTCAGATTCATCACTTTGA
- the LOC110616211 gene encoding putative phosphatidylinositol 4-phosphate 5-kinase 11 isoform X2, with the protein MMLLCEKNFLREVSSPGKAGRTIALSNNEQMLIKILKKSEVKVLLDVLPKYYFHRTKNPASVITTLYGLHSVRQVGGLKVYFVVCSKHIPKYVSVHNVFHLKGSSKGRKTHKLVVEEHVLHKDSDFNYCFYLKPSIRAKLLAQINLDCEFLLAEGVIEYSLLLGVSMQTTSPGSVDSQSSCRNTGYSSSIDSVDSNYSNSDTSSSCSSQEFDDTQLISFNNCGLPNCGECKLGVGTPARAVQKKMAENENGKNPKSFKVVLYFAIVDFNRRYTMKKGFKHLYKSLQYDSKHISAVNTKEYTSCFLNYIERIFLAENSDSSL; encoded by the exons ATGATGTTGCTTTGTGAAAAAAACTTCCTAAGAGAGGTCTCTTCACCAGGAAAAGCTGGTCGTACGATTGCTTTATCAAATAATGAGCAGATGTTGATAAAAATCCTGAAGAAATCTGAAGTGAAG GTACTATTGGATGTTCTTCCAAAATACTATTTTCATCGGACAAAAAATCCAGCTTCTGTAATCACCACATTGTATGGACTTCACTCTGTGAGACAAGTTGGAGGTCTTAAG GTTTACTTCGTTGTTTGTTCAAAACATATTCCGAAATATGTGAGCGTCCATAATGTTTTTCATCTCAAAGGCTCATCAAAAGGCAGAAAGACACACAAACTTGTAGTTGAGGAGCATGTCTTACATAAGGATTCtgattttaattattgtttttatcTAAAGCCATCAATCCGAGCAAAATTGTTAGC GCAAATCAATTTGGATTGTGAATTTTTACTAGCAGAAGGTGTAATTGAATATAGTCTTTTGCTTGGTGTATCCATGCAAACTACATCTCCAG GTTCAGTTGATAGCCAAAGTTCTTGTAGGAATACTGGTTATAGCAGTTCTATAGATTCAGTTGACAGCAACTATTCAAATAGTGACACTTCGTCTAGTTGCTCTTCACAAGAATTTGATGATACACAATTGATTTCTTTTAACAACTGTGGACTTCCTAACTG TGGTGAATGCAAACTTGGAGTAGGAACACCAGCACGTGCTGTGCAGAAGAAAATGGCAGAAAATGAAAATGGCAAAAATCCAAAAAGCTTTAAAGTTGTCTTATATTTTGCAATAGTTGATTTCAATCGGAGATACACTATGAAGAAGGGCTTTAAGCATCTTTACAAGTCATTACAGTATGATTCAAAGCACATCTCTGCTGTAAATACCAAAGAATATACATCTTGCTTCCTAAATTATATTGAACGAATATTTCTAGCAGAAAACTCAGATTCATCACTTTGA